The following coding sequences are from one Phenylobacterium glaciei window:
- a CDS encoding alpha/beta fold hydrolase, giving the protein MSEETGFLARPDGERLAWRRVAGSGPTVVWLGGFRSDMAGTKAEAIARWAAERGRAYVRFDYFGHGESSGDFTQGTITRWREDSLAVLDELTEGPLVLVGSSMGGWISCLAAAVRAERIQAMVLIAPAPDFTEKLMAPEIDAAGREALARDGVWLRSSDYGDPYPITANLLEDGARWSILPGPVPIEAPVRILQGGADPDVPWRHALELAQALNSDDVVFNLIKDGDHRLSRPADIARLLVALDEVCLD; this is encoded by the coding sequence ATGAGCGAAGAGACGGGTTTCCTGGCGCGACCGGACGGCGAGCGGCTGGCGTGGCGCCGCGTGGCGGGCTCGGGCCCGACGGTGGTCTGGCTTGGGGGCTTCCGCTCCGACATGGCCGGGACCAAGGCGGAGGCGATCGCGCGGTGGGCCGCCGAGCGTGGGCGGGCCTATGTCCGCTTCGACTATTTCGGTCATGGCGAGTCCAGCGGCGACTTCACCCAGGGGACCATCACTCGCTGGCGAGAGGATTCGCTCGCGGTTCTCGACGAATTGACCGAGGGGCCGCTGGTTCTGGTGGGCTCGTCCATGGGCGGCTGGATCAGCTGCCTGGCCGCCGCCGTGCGTGCCGAACGCATCCAGGCCATGGTGTTGATCGCGCCGGCGCCGGACTTCACCGAGAAGCTGATGGCCCCGGAGATCGATGCGGCGGGACGCGAGGCGCTGGCCCGCGACGGTGTCTGGCTGCGGTCCAGCGACTATGGCGACCCCTATCCGATCACCGCCAATCTGCTGGAGGACGGCGCCCGCTGGTCGATCCTGCCCGGCCCCGTGCCCATCGAGGCGCCGGTGCGCATCCTGCAGGGCGGGGCCGATCCCGACGTGCCGTGGCGCCATGCTCTGGAGCTGGCCCAGGCGCTCAACAGCGACGACGTGGTGTTCAACCTGATCAAGGACGGCGATCACCGGCTATCGCGGCCGGCGGACATCGCGCGGCTGCTGGTGGCGCTCGACGAGGTCTGTCTGGACTGA
- a CDS encoding glycosyltransferase family 4 protein — protein MAVTLPPNFTLLQVVPELETGGAEQTTIDVANAVVRVGGKALVATRGGRMTARLEADGGRLAQMPVQSKNPLVMLGNAARLVDLIRKENVSLVHARSRAPAFSALWAAQVTGTPFVATYHGIYNAKTKLKRWYNAVMTRGDLVIANSDYTRDHVRREHDLPPEKIVTIPRGVDLDRFNPAWVTRERIEALREAWCVASDDNRVKILLGGRLTRIKGHPTIIAAAARMKAAGQSNFLIIFAGDDQGRTDYREELEASIRDQGLSAEIKLVGHCDDMPAACLVCDLAILPTTVPESFGRTAVEPQAMGRPVIASSHGGATETVLDGKSGWLVAPGDAPAWAAAMTHAIELGPVELRKMGELAQTRARQLYSAEAMCAATMEAYERVLTARAHGA, from the coding sequence ATGGCCGTGACACTGCCTCCCAACTTCACATTGCTGCAGGTCGTCCCCGAGCTTGAGACCGGCGGCGCCGAACAGACCACGATCGATGTGGCCAACGCCGTCGTGCGCGTCGGCGGCAAGGCCCTGGTGGCCACCCGCGGTGGCCGCATGACCGCGCGCCTGGAAGCCGACGGCGGCCGCCTGGCCCAGATGCCGGTACAGTCGAAGAACCCTCTGGTGATGCTGGGCAACGCCGCCCGACTGGTGGATTTGATCCGTAAGGAGAACGTCTCCCTCGTCCATGCCCGCAGCCGCGCGCCAGCCTTTTCCGCATTGTGGGCGGCTCAGGTCACCGGGACGCCCTTCGTGGCCACCTATCACGGCATCTACAACGCCAAGACCAAGCTGAAGCGCTGGTACAATGCGGTGATGACCCGCGGCGACCTGGTGATCGCCAATTCCGACTATACCCGCGATCACGTCCGGAGAGAGCACGACCTGCCGCCGGAAAAGATCGTCACCATCCCGCGCGGCGTGGACCTGGACCGCTTCAACCCGGCCTGGGTGACCCGCGAGCGGATCGAGGCTCTGCGCGAGGCCTGGTGCGTAGCTTCCGACGACAACCGGGTGAAGATTCTGCTGGGCGGACGCCTGACCCGCATCAAGGGGCATCCCACCATCATCGCGGCGGCCGCCCGCATGAAGGCCGCCGGGCAGTCGAATTTCCTGATCATCTTCGCCGGCGACGACCAGGGCCGCACCGACTACCGCGAGGAGCTTGAGGCCTCAATCCGCGACCAGGGCCTCTCGGCCGAGATCAAGCTGGTGGGCCACTGCGACGACATGCCGGCCGCCTGCCTGGTCTGCGATCTCGCCATCCTGCCGACCACCGTCCCGGAATCCTTCGGCCGCACCGCCGTGGAGCCCCAGGCCATGGGCCGCCCGGTGATCGCGTCCAGCCACGGCGGCGCCACCGAGACCGTGCTGGACGGCAAGTCCGGCTGGCTGGTCGCCCCCGGCGACGCCCCGGCCTGGGCCGCCGCCATGACCCACGCCATCGAGCTTGGGCCCGTCGAACTTCGCAAGATGGGGGAGCTGGCGCAGACCCGCGCCCGCCAACTCTATTCCGCCGAGGCCATGTGCGCGGCCACAATGGAAGCCTATGAACGCGTGCTGACGGCGAGGGCCCATGGCGCGTGA
- a CDS encoding glycosyltransferase family 9 protein, with translation MAREIKKILVIKLSALGDFVLALAAMKKIREAHKRAHITLLTTPPFEGLAKSSPYFNAVETDGKPNGPGEWLALRARIKKAKYDRVYDLQTSSASNRIFQMLRPFPPEWSGIALGCALPHKNPRRNSMHTLERQADQLKSAGIWPDAPTEPGSAPPPDLSWVLRKAPQERPVAGGVMPRPYVLFIPGGSAHRLDKRWPVDRYGELGKILYDRGFDIVILGGPQESAEARQIQRYVGKARDLTGRTDFARIAILGAKAALVVGNDTGPLHLAAATGAPTIVLFSRASDPNLSAPRGHVAVLQADNLGDLAVASVAQAANALAPAPGGA, from the coding sequence ATGGCGCGTGAGATCAAGAAGATCCTGGTGATCAAGCTGTCGGCCCTGGGCGATTTCGTCCTGGCGCTGGCGGCCATGAAGAAAATCCGCGAGGCGCACAAGCGCGCCCACATCACCCTGCTGACCACGCCGCCGTTCGAGGGGCTGGCCAAGAGCTCGCCCTACTTCAACGCCGTGGAGACCGACGGCAAGCCCAACGGCCCCGGCGAGTGGCTGGCCCTGCGGGCGCGGATCAAGAAGGCCAAGTACGACCGGGTCTACGACCTGCAGACCTCCTCGGCGTCCAACCGCATCTTCCAGATGCTGCGGCCCTTCCCGCCGGAATGGTCGGGGATCGCGCTCGGCTGCGCCCTGCCGCACAAAAACCCCCGCCGCAATTCCATGCACACCCTGGAGCGCCAGGCCGACCAGCTGAAGTCTGCCGGCATCTGGCCTGACGCCCCCACCGAGCCCGGCAGCGCCCCGCCGCCGGACCTGTCCTGGGTGCTGCGCAAGGCGCCGCAGGAGCGCCCCGTGGCCGGCGGCGTGATGCCCAGGCCCTATGTGCTGTTCATTCCCGGCGGCTCGGCCCACCGGCTGGACAAGCGTTGGCCCGTCGACCGCTACGGCGAGCTGGGCAAGATCCTCTACGACCGCGGCTTCGACATCGTCATCCTGGGCGGCCCCCAGGAGAGCGCCGAGGCCCGCCAGATCCAACGCTATGTGGGCAAGGCGCGCGACCTCACCGGGCGCACCGACTTCGCCCGCATCGCCATCCTGGGGGCCAAGGCCGCCCTGGTGGTGGGAAACGATACCGGTCCCCTGCATCTGGCCGCCGCCACCGGCGCGCCCACCATCGTGCTGTTCTCGCGGGCCTCGGACCCCAACCTGTCGGCCCCGCGTGGCCATGTGGCGGTCCTGCAGGCCGACAATCTGGGCGATTTGGCTGTGGCGAGCGTCGCACAGGCGGCGAATGCTTTGGCCCCAGCCCCCGGCGGCGCTTGA